The following proteins are encoded in a genomic region of Sporichthyaceae bacterium:
- a CDS encoding HDIG domain-containing protein, with protein sequence MHWPGGAYSGDVLADEARELARRSLAEEIPRRWAHVCAVAAKAETVAADLGLPRDLLVTAAWLHDIGYAADVKLTGFHPLDGARHLRHLGVDERVVTMVAHHSCASVEADERGLEAQLQHEFPVEPGVLADALIFCDMTTGPNGEQFAVEQRLYETPITENHDRPMRGIRGEVVLRGQLHQRRQLSPRLQLPGLDVCDQPRGEYLVRRAGFSLGRVRHRHDPRDRRGCATVGFRAPGGIGAQRRGAAAAVAQTPSHGAQVHAGGYELAGREVP encoded by the coding sequence ATGCACTGGCCCGGCGGCGCCTACAGTGGAGATGTGCTTGCAGATGAGGCCCGCGAACTCGCGCGACGTTCGCTCGCCGAAGAGATACCGCGACGCTGGGCGCATGTCTGCGCGGTGGCAGCCAAGGCCGAAACCGTCGCCGCCGACTTGGGCCTTCCTCGTGACCTCCTGGTCACGGCGGCGTGGCTGCACGACATCGGGTACGCGGCCGACGTGAAACTGACGGGATTCCACCCGCTGGACGGCGCCCGACACCTACGGCATCTGGGCGTCGACGAGCGCGTCGTGACCATGGTCGCGCATCACTCGTGCGCGAGCGTGGAGGCCGACGAGCGCGGCCTCGAGGCCCAACTGCAGCACGAGTTTCCGGTCGAGCCAGGCGTCCTGGCCGACGCGTTGATCTTCTGCGACATGACGACCGGCCCGAACGGAGAACAGTTCGCCGTCGAGCAGCGGCTGTACGAGACCCCGATCACGGAGAATCACGACCGCCCGATGCGCGGTATTCGGGGCGAGGTTGTGCTCCGCGGCCAACTGCACCAGCGTCGGCAGTTGAGTCCCAGGCTTCAACTTCCCGGACTCGATGTCTGCGATCAGCCGCGCGGCGAGTACCTCGTACGCCGCGCGGGGTTCTCGCTTGGACGGGTCCGGCACCGGCACGATCCCCGCGATCGTCGAGGCTGCGCGACGGTCGGCTTCCGTGCTCCAGGCGGCATAGGTGCGCAGCGTCGTGGCGCCGCCGCTGCCGTGGCCCAGACGCCCAGCCACGGTGCGCAGGTCCACGCCGGCGGTTACGAGCTGGCTGGCCGAGAAGTGCCGTAG
- the trxA gene encoding thioredoxin yields MTTASPRTVTCPSCGRENRVPAAAPGSPRCGHCRSPLPWIADARDDDFAAVAEASTLPVVVDLWAQWCGPCRTLSPALEHVAAELAGRVKLVKVDVDAAPRLARRFAVQAVPTLLILRDGAVVARQPGAAPAAALRHWIDAAL; encoded by the coding sequence GTGACGACGGCGTCCCCGCGTACGGTGACCTGCCCCAGCTGTGGCCGGGAGAACCGGGTTCCCGCGGCCGCGCCGGGCAGCCCGCGGTGCGGGCACTGCCGATCGCCGCTGCCGTGGATCGCCGACGCCCGCGACGACGATTTCGCCGCCGTCGCGGAGGCCTCGACGCTTCCCGTCGTGGTGGATCTGTGGGCGCAGTGGTGCGGGCCTTGTCGCACGCTCAGCCCGGCGCTCGAGCACGTCGCTGCGGAGCTCGCCGGCCGCGTCAAGCTGGTCAAGGTCGACGTCGACGCGGCCCCCCGGCTCGCACGGCGGTTCGCCGTCCAGGCCGTCCCTACCTTGCTCATCCTGCGCGACGGCGCGGTGGTCGCCCGCCAGCCCGGTGCCGCCCCCGCTGCCGCCCTGCGCCACTGGATCGACGCCGCGCTCTAG
- a CDS encoding alpha/beta hydrolase — MPARIELPGADLRLRADVAGPADGPPVLLIHGGGQTRSSWGRALEQLAARGARAYAIDLRGHGESEWSPDGAYRPEDHAADLVRIMPTLGPEPVILVGASLGGMAALLATPQLGDRVAGLVLVDVVPRLRIAGAERILAFMRSAPDGFADLESAADAVSAYLPHRPRPESHDGLRRNLRQRPDGRWVWHWDPRIVPELIAEASVPQERLDRAAAALTVPTLLLRGVLSDVVDDAGVEHLQELVPHLRVVDLAGAAHTAAADDNDAFVAAVLEFVPGLRSA; from the coding sequence TTGCCTGCCCGCATCGAACTGCCCGGCGCCGACCTGCGGTTGCGAGCCGACGTGGCCGGGCCCGCGGACGGGCCGCCGGTTCTGCTGATCCACGGCGGCGGGCAGACCCGCAGTTCCTGGGGTCGGGCGCTGGAGCAACTGGCTGCGCGCGGGGCTCGCGCCTACGCGATCGACCTGCGGGGCCACGGGGAGAGTGAGTGGTCGCCGGACGGCGCCTACCGCCCCGAGGACCACGCGGCCGATCTGGTGCGCATCATGCCCACGCTGGGGCCGGAGCCGGTGATCCTGGTGGGCGCGAGCTTGGGCGGTATGGCTGCTCTGCTGGCCACGCCGCAGCTTGGGGATCGGGTCGCCGGGCTGGTGCTGGTCGACGTGGTGCCCCGGCTGCGGATAGCCGGCGCGGAACGGATCCTCGCGTTCATGCGTTCGGCGCCGGACGGATTTGCCGACCTGGAGTCCGCCGCGGACGCGGTCTCCGCCTACCTGCCGCACCGCCCCCGCCCGGAGAGCCACGACGGCTTGCGACGCAACTTGCGGCAGCGTCCGGACGGGCGTTGGGTCTGGCACTGGGACCCACGGATCGTGCCGGAGTTGATCGCCGAAGCTTCGGTCCCGCAGGAACGGCTGGACCGGGCTGCCGCAGCCCTCACCGTCCCCACATTGCTGCTGCGCGGCGTGCTGTCCGACGTGGTGGACGACGCCGGGGTGGAACACCTGCAGGAGTTGGTGCCGCACCTGCGGGTCGTGGACCTCGCGGGAGCCGCGCACACCGCAGCCGCCGACGACAACGACGCCTTCGTCGCCGCCGTCCTCGAGTTCGTGCCCGGCCTGCGCAGCGCCTGA
- a CDS encoding general stress protein, translating to MTSTVADTAVIGVFDDIVAAQKAVQELGAQNVPASAISFVTQGLTVEGRVHGFVTTRDLVGAGAETGAWFGGIFGLLAGAAFVFTPAGPVAVAGALVAPLLAGLEGAGLGGGIGAVTGALFGRFVAKHHIPKIESHLTGGKYLVIVQGDLETVKIAHDVLVGAGAEISEHEAP from the coding sequence ATGACTTCCACCGTGGCAGACACCGCCGTCATCGGCGTCTTCGACGACATCGTCGCCGCCCAGAAGGCCGTCCAGGAACTCGGCGCGCAGAACGTGCCGGCAAGCGCGATCTCGTTCGTCACCCAAGGTCTCACGGTGGAGGGCCGCGTCCACGGCTTCGTCACCACCAGGGACCTCGTCGGGGCGGGCGCGGAGACCGGCGCCTGGTTCGGGGGGATCTTCGGGCTGCTCGCCGGGGCGGCCTTCGTGTTCACCCCCGCCGGACCGGTGGCGGTGGCCGGGGCCCTCGTTGCGCCGCTTCTCGCCGGGCTGGAGGGGGCGGGGCTCGGCGGCGGGATCGGCGCCGTCACCGGCGCGCTGTTCGGCCGGTTCGTGGCCAAGCACCACATTCCCAAGATCGAGTCCCACCTCACCGGCGGCAAGTACCTCGTGATCGTGCAGGGGGATCTTGAGACGGTCAAGATCGCACACGACGTGCTCGTGGGGGCCGGCGCCGAGATCTCCGAGCATGAGGCGCCCTGA